The following coding sequences are from one Vulgatibacter sp. window:
- a CDS encoding CARDB domain-containing protein — protein sequence MWPISLPTDFTFRFYGTNYAHMRIGPNGGIIATNTVTAYNNWDYADFLTPYNESIPYNSSWSANRFIAPWWTDFGYEPSLAPHPGGLSYVVEGTAPNRVIKVQWKNLVNYYCNSYSTTPCNQLRAFSFQAWIYEASATGTDNSLIFFSYATPIGPDGTPHGGAMNPYSGTYYNMTASVGIEDAAGTTGVAVMSCTPNCNETQFPANQMYILGSISGAELLPTVTVPSYASTPTDLQVDANTTVFNLGSVAASNIGWDLYLSTDSNLDASDTPLTSVAPTLSASGGANVSQVASAIIPRPADGFYYVCADVDPSNVVAERLEGNNKNCTPGPILVGTELTGAVNPPAVGSPGEAVGIPITIRNRGSDPTATFTYRIYFSVNDTYELGDQLLHSGTRQLGGSEVFNSVEQVFVPPLISGNQYHVILVIDADDTVAEIDETNNVHISDDQITLIKPEIKPNFFTMDAGFGCYFGQPMDVSYEVCNDGAGNAWNFVNSVVMSENYVVTSADPELDASPAACGQDSDCPDLAGGGAGFCYLGTCHNPCASDAECTGGLVCAQDRNLPLMWSCQNHIAPGECKTFSRTITVPRTDRGGETLPEGEYYFGVIADSADNVNEENEGNQIRKADRPYLCREPSMDIAPITAIPPARLSAGEVSPIYRVIRNVGNVESEFTYRYFLSTNEHITLEDIPLDVEATGGPGTGALPAFTESQSTDLVYLPDHVAPGEYYLGIIVDPQQELNELDRSNNVFVTSTRVQVMAAAFRVVSGALPDATVGAYYRAQLVAAGADGDVVWSVTEGNLPPGLSLSSDGVIDGTPIDVTTGVFTVRASSGSVVASKPYALRVLPPLGALAITTGSVPPAVVGKFYSEIISVEGGMPPYQDMKLVSPSRLPAGLAIVGNRIEGSPLETTSEPMEAILEARDHLGNVATRTLPVVVVDAADLFIDNQRFPEATAGEEYLDGCIKATGGDGVYTWTIDPATIPAGLTQQNFSTQTCLVGTPLDCDSFNVSVRVQDGQGQSDTAELPLTVICGRVGLATKELAPVEPGETIEVQLEAKAGAGVTFRYYGGRLPVGVTLSESGLLSGTVAEDTVAGAFNFIVEVKDEEGGYGLDGLTLQVVPEPIELEEVKPEPKGGCSTSDGGSGAAPLAAALVALAAWGRGIRRRV from the coding sequence ATGTGGCCAATCTCCCTTCCCACCGACTTCACGTTCCGCTTCTACGGCACCAATTACGCCCACATGCGGATCGGACCGAACGGCGGCATCATCGCCACCAACACGGTCACGGCGTACAACAACTGGGACTACGCCGATTTCCTGACCCCGTACAACGAGTCGATCCCCTACAACTCGTCATGGAGCGCCAACCGCTTCATCGCGCCGTGGTGGACCGACTTCGGCTACGAGCCCAGCCTCGCACCACATCCGGGCGGCCTCTCCTACGTGGTCGAGGGAACCGCGCCGAACCGCGTCATCAAGGTGCAGTGGAAGAACCTGGTCAACTACTACTGCAACAGCTACTCGACCACGCCCTGCAACCAGCTGCGCGCCTTCTCCTTCCAGGCCTGGATTTACGAAGCGAGCGCAACGGGCACGGACAACTCGCTCATCTTCTTCAGCTACGCCACGCCGATCGGTCCCGACGGGACGCCGCACGGCGGCGCGATGAATCCCTACTCCGGCACCTACTACAACATGACCGCGTCGGTGGGCATCGAGGATGCTGCCGGTACGACCGGCGTCGCGGTGATGAGCTGCACCCCGAACTGCAACGAGACGCAGTTCCCCGCCAACCAGATGTACATTCTGGGCAGCATCAGCGGCGCGGAGCTGCTGCCCACCGTGACGGTGCCCTCCTACGCCAGCACGCCGACCGATCTGCAGGTCGACGCGAACACCACGGTGTTCAATCTCGGGAGCGTCGCCGCCTCGAACATCGGCTGGGATCTCTACCTCTCCACCGACAGCAACCTCGACGCCAGCGACACGCCGCTGACCTCGGTCGCTCCGACGTTGAGCGCCAGCGGGGGGGCGAACGTTTCGCAGGTCGCGAGCGCGATCATCCCGCGTCCGGCGGACGGCTTCTACTACGTCTGCGCGGACGTCGATCCGAGCAACGTCGTCGCCGAGCGGCTCGAGGGGAACAACAAGAACTGCACGCCCGGCCCGATCCTGGTCGGAACGGAGCTCACCGGCGCGGTGAACCCGCCGGCGGTCGGCTCGCCCGGTGAGGCGGTCGGCATCCCCATCACCATCCGGAACCGCGGCTCGGATCCGACGGCGACCTTCACCTACCGGATCTACTTCTCGGTCAACGACACCTACGAGCTCGGCGATCAGCTGCTCCACAGCGGCACGCGGCAGCTCGGCGGCTCCGAAGTCTTCAACTCGGTGGAGCAGGTCTTCGTTCCGCCCCTCATCTCGGGCAACCAGTATCACGTGATCCTGGTGATCGATGCCGACGACACCGTCGCCGAGATCGACGAGACCAACAACGTCCACATCTCGGACGACCAGATCACGCTGATCAAGCCCGAGATCAAGCCGAACTTCTTCACGATGGACGCGGGCTTCGGCTGCTACTTCGGCCAGCCGATGGACGTCTCCTACGAGGTCTGCAACGACGGCGCGGGCAACGCCTGGAATTTCGTCAACTCGGTGGTGATGTCCGAGAACTACGTGGTCACCTCCGCCGACCCGGAGCTCGACGCGAGCCCCGCTGCCTGTGGCCAGGACTCCGACTGCCCGGACCTCGCCGGCGGTGGAGCAGGCTTCTGCTACCTCGGCACCTGCCACAACCCGTGCGCCTCCGACGCGGAGTGCACCGGCGGCCTCGTCTGCGCCCAGGACCGGAACCTGCCGCTGATGTGGTCGTGCCAGAACCACATCGCGCCGGGCGAGTGCAAGACGTTCTCCCGCACCATCACCGTGCCCCGCACCGATCGCGGCGGCGAGACGCTCCCCGAAGGCGAGTACTACTTCGGTGTCATCGCCGATTCGGCGGACAACGTGAACGAGGAGAACGAAGGCAACCAGATCCGCAAGGCCGATCGTCCCTACCTCTGCCGCGAGCCGTCGATGGACATCGCGCCGATCACGGCGATTCCGCCCGCACGCCTCTCCGCCGGCGAGGTGAGCCCGATCTACCGGGTGATCCGCAACGTCGGCAACGTGGAGAGCGAGTTCACCTACCGTTACTTCCTCTCCACCAACGAGCACATCACGCTCGAGGACATCCCCCTCGACGTGGAGGCGACCGGCGGCCCCGGCACCGGTGCCCTCCCGGCCTTCACCGAGAGCCAGTCGACCGATCTCGTCTACCTCCCGGATCACGTCGCGCCGGGGGAGTACTACCTCGGCATCATCGTCGATCCGCAGCAGGAGCTGAACGAGCTCGACCGGAGCAACAACGTCTTCGTCACCAGCACCCGCGTGCAGGTGATGGCGGCGGCCTTCCGGGTCGTCTCCGGCGCGCTGCCCGACGCGACGGTGGGTGCGTACTACCGCGCCCAGCTCGTCGCCGCCGGCGCGGACGGCGACGTCGTCTGGTCGGTGACCGAGGGCAACCTGCCCCCGGGGCTCTCGCTCTCCAGCGACGGTGTGATCGACGGCACGCCGATCGACGTCACCACCGGTGTCTTCACCGTGCGGGCGTCTTCGGGCAGCGTCGTGGCCTCCAAGCCCTACGCGCTGCGGGTACTGCCGCCGCTCGGCGCCCTTGCCATCACCACCGGATCGGTACCGCCCGCGGTGGTCGGCAAGTTCTATTCGGAGATCATCTCGGTCGAAGGCGGCATGCCGCCCTACCAGGACATGAAGCTCGTCTCGCCGTCCCGTCTGCCGGCGGGCCTCGCCATCGTGGGCAACCGGATCGAGGGCAGCCCCCTCGAGACCACGAGCGAGCCGATGGAAGCGATCCTCGAGGCCCGTGACCACCTCGGCAACGTCGCGACCCGCACCCTGCCTGTCGTGGTGGTGGACGCAGCCGACCTCTTCATCGACAACCAGCGCTTCCCCGAAGCGACTGCCGGCGAGGAGTACCTGGACGGCTGCATCAAGGCCACCGGTGGCGACGGCGTCTACACCTGGACCATCGACCCGGCCACGATCCCCGCCGGCCTCACGCAGCAGAACTTCAGCACCCAGACCTGCCTCGTCGGCACGCCGCTCGACTGCGACAGCTTCAACGTCTCGGTCCGTGTCCAGGACGGCCAGGGCCAGTCGGATACCGCCGAGCTTCCGCTCACGGTCATCTGCGGCCGCGTCGGCCTGGCAACGAAGGAGCTCGCTCCGGTGGAGCCCGGCGAGACCATCGAGGTGCAGCTCGAGGCGAAGGCCGGCGCAGGGGTGACCTTCCGCTACTACGGCGGCAGGCTGCCCGTCGGCGTCACGCTCAGCGAGAGCGGTCTGCTCTCCGGCACCGTCGCCGAGGACACCGTCGCCGGCGCCTTCAACTTCATCGTCGAGGTGAAGGACGAGGAGGGTGGCTACGGTCTCGACGGCCTCACCCTCCAGGTGGTGCCGGAGCCGATCGAGCTGGAGGAGGTCAAGCCCGAGCCGAAGGGCGGCTGCTCCACCTCGGACGGTGGTTCCGGTGCTGCTCCGCTTGCAGCTGCTCTCGTCGCCCTCGCTGCCTGGGGCCGTGGGATCCGCCGCAGGGTGTAG
- a CDS encoding putative Ig domain-containing protein has product MRVVSLPAACAFLVLLVSAPVLAQTYPVTGPIAVPYEELGPTATQAPANYNDDDWCCSSDMWNVALPTGFTFRYFGSTYSHLGISGNGGIVPLTSASPGTSANYYVDTSNDPFPSTLGPQGIIAPWWDDFARSATLSPHPGGLFYEVIGTAPNRVLKVQWKNLTHYYCTSSTSSIYNVCSTTRSYSFQAWIVESNGTDNSAIIFSYGTPIGPDGTPNGGNESGYNGSISSSYPSGSVGLENQAESEGVTVLSCTPNCEFDFDFPAQQLFVLGSFNQPELLPQVSVPSYQSSATELQLGVQGTVYNVGTVGASGIGWDVYLSNDRVLDPATDISVGAVAPTLSVGPTASVGQLANLVIPRPPDGAWYVCIDVDPTNAVVERLDGNNRSCSPTPLLVGTELQGAISLPPLGAPGEDVEIPIQIRNVGSDATASFQWRIYFSADEEYNLGDELMHSGTRSLGGSEVWNSVQTVRVPRLIPGNRYYAILQVDAGNAIAEIDENNNISVSSNDIELIKPELRPEAVTPDFGFGCYFGQPFSIEFTVCNSGFGTARNFVNSVALSDNYVVSSSDLELDADPQSCLGGTDAECRDLGGGQPFCYLGTCHAPCETDLDCGGSGLVCRADPDLPLMFSCQNVVGPGECQVSQRNITMPTTDLQGAPLEEGEYYLGVIADSTDAVNEENEGNQIGRYAAPILCRYPAMDFAPVAVVPQAQIAAGEVTSIFRVIRNLGNVEGTVSYRYYLSSNEAVTSEDIALEVESNGGVASDVIGSFAESNRTDLVLVPDNVAPGEYYLGIMLDPDHELNELDRSNNSLVTSHRIVVAPAALRIVTSTLPDSTVGSLYRHQLVAAGGAGAYEWTLTEGALPPGLSMDASGAISGTPIDETTAVFGVKVTNGNVTAKRLLALRVGPPMGSLAVTTRTLPPAVVGEGYSLQLTASGGMPPYSWTLLGSAPAGLVVTPSGVFEGVPAVITPEPAVFAVEVQDARGNRAGLELSLMVVSAADLFITSQRFEQATAGEEYLDCVSATGGDGEYAWTTESGIPAGLAEEQVGNKLCLTGTPLACGSFSVVVGVVDGTGQSDTADLPFTVECDRVGLTTRSLPAVQRGDAVEMQLESNAGEGARYRLYAGRMPSGLTLSEAGLLEGTVAGDASLGAHNFVVEIQDEVGGYGLSALAVEVLADPWEPPPAPETKDGGGCSAAGTAPAAALPWLAVLLGLCVRRRR; this is encoded by the coding sequence ATGCGAGTCGTATCCCTCCCCGCCGCATGCGCATTCCTGGTGCTGCTCGTTTCTGCGCCGGTTCTGGCGCAGACCTATCCCGTGACGGGACCGATTGCGGTCCCCTACGAGGAACTGGGTCCGACGGCCACCCAGGCGCCGGCGAATTACAACGACGATGACTGGTGCTGCAGCAGCGACATGTGGAACGTGGCGCTGCCCACCGGATTCACCTTCCGCTACTTCGGCTCGACCTACAGCCACCTCGGCATCAGCGGCAACGGCGGCATCGTTCCGCTCACGTCGGCCTCGCCCGGAACCTCGGCCAACTACTACGTCGACACCTCGAACGATCCCTTCCCGTCGACGCTGGGACCGCAGGGGATCATCGCTCCCTGGTGGGACGACTTCGCTCGGAGTGCGACGCTCTCGCCGCATCCCGGCGGTCTCTTCTACGAGGTGATTGGCACCGCGCCGAACCGCGTGCTCAAGGTGCAGTGGAAGAACCTGACCCACTACTACTGCACCTCGTCGACCTCCTCGATCTACAACGTGTGCAGCACCACCCGGAGCTATTCGTTCCAGGCGTGGATCGTCGAGTCCAACGGCACCGACAACAGCGCCATCATCTTCAGCTATGGCACGCCCATCGGTCCGGACGGCACGCCGAACGGCGGCAACGAGTCGGGCTACAACGGCAGCATCTCGAGCAGCTACCCCAGCGGCAGCGTCGGCCTCGAGAACCAGGCGGAGAGCGAGGGCGTCACCGTCCTCTCCTGCACCCCGAACTGCGAGTTCGACTTCGACTTCCCGGCACAGCAGCTCTTCGTGCTCGGTAGCTTCAACCAGCCCGAGCTCCTGCCCCAGGTCTCGGTGCCCTCCTACCAGAGCTCCGCGACGGAGCTGCAGCTGGGTGTGCAGGGCACGGTCTACAACGTGGGTACCGTCGGCGCCTCGGGCATCGGCTGGGATGTCTACCTCTCGAACGACCGCGTCCTCGATCCCGCGACCGACATCTCGGTGGGCGCGGTGGCGCCGACGCTGAGCGTGGGCCCGACCGCGAGCGTGGGCCAGCTGGCCAATCTCGTCATTCCGCGGCCGCCCGACGGCGCCTGGTACGTCTGCATCGACGTCGATCCGACCAACGCCGTGGTCGAGCGCCTCGACGGCAACAACCGCAGCTGCAGCCCGACGCCGCTTCTCGTCGGCACCGAGCTGCAGGGCGCGATCTCGCTGCCGCCTCTCGGCGCCCCCGGTGAGGACGTCGAGATCCCGATCCAGATCCGCAACGTCGGCTCCGACGCGACGGCCAGCTTCCAGTGGCGCATCTACTTCTCCGCCGACGAGGAGTACAACCTCGGCGACGAGCTGATGCACAGCGGCACCCGCAGCCTGGGGGGGTCCGAAGTCTGGAACTCGGTGCAGACCGTTCGCGTTCCGCGCCTCATTCCGGGCAACCGCTACTACGCCATCCTCCAGGTGGACGCCGGCAACGCCATCGCGGAGATCGACGAGAACAACAACATCTCGGTCTCGAGCAACGACATCGAGCTGATCAAGCCCGAGCTCCGCCCCGAGGCCGTGACGCCAGACTTCGGCTTCGGCTGCTACTTCGGCCAGCCCTTCTCGATCGAGTTCACCGTCTGCAACAGCGGCTTCGGGACGGCGCGCAACTTCGTCAACAGCGTCGCCCTCTCGGACAACTACGTCGTCTCCTCGAGCGATCTCGAGCTCGACGCGGATCCGCAGAGCTGCCTCGGCGGCACCGACGCCGAGTGCCGCGATCTCGGTGGTGGCCAGCCCTTCTGCTACCTGGGCACCTGCCACGCGCCGTGCGAGACCGATCTGGATTGCGGCGGCAGCGGGCTCGTCTGCAGGGCGGATCCGGATCTTCCGCTGATGTTCTCCTGCCAGAACGTGGTCGGCCCCGGCGAGTGCCAGGTGAGCCAGCGCAACATCACCATGCCCACCACCGATCTGCAGGGCGCGCCGCTCGAGGAAGGTGAGTACTACCTCGGCGTGATCGCCGACTCGACCGACGCGGTGAACGAGGAGAACGAGGGCAACCAGATCGGCCGCTACGCCGCGCCGATCCTCTGCCGGTACCCGGCGATGGACTTCGCGCCGGTCGCGGTCGTCCCGCAGGCGCAGATCGCCGCCGGTGAAGTGACGTCGATCTTCCGCGTCATCCGCAACCTCGGCAACGTGGAGGGCACGGTCTCCTACCGCTACTACCTCTCGAGCAACGAGGCGGTCACCTCCGAGGACATCGCCCTCGAGGTGGAGTCGAATGGAGGCGTGGCTTCCGACGTGATCGGCAGCTTCGCCGAGAGCAACCGGACCGACCTCGTGCTCGTCCCCGACAACGTCGCGCCGGGCGAGTACTACCTCGGCATCATGCTCGACCCCGACCACGAACTGAACGAGCTCGACCGCAGCAACAACAGCCTGGTCACCTCGCACCGCATCGTGGTTGCGCCCGCTGCGCTGCGGATCGTCACCAGCACGCTGCCCGATTCCACCGTGGGCAGCCTCTACCGGCACCAGCTGGTGGCTGCCGGCGGCGCGGGCGCCTACGAGTGGACGCTGACCGAGGGGGCACTTCCCCCGGGGCTTTCGATGGACGCAAGCGGTGCCATCTCCGGCACCCCGATCGACGAGACCACCGCCGTCTTCGGCGTCAAGGTGACCAACGGCAACGTGACCGCGAAGCGCCTCCTCGCCCTGCGCGTCGGACCGCCGATGGGCTCCCTCGCCGTCACCACCCGTACGCTTCCGCCTGCAGTCGTGGGCGAGGGCTATTCGCTCCAGCTCACTGCCAGCGGCGGCATGCCCCCCTACAGCTGGACGCTGCTGGGTTCGGCTCCGGCGGGCCTCGTGGTTACCCCGAGTGGCGTATTCGAAGGCGTGCCTGCCGTGATCACCCCGGAGCCCGCGGTCTTCGCCGTGGAGGTCCAGGATGCTCGTGGCAACCGGGCCGGCCTGGAGCTCTCGCTGATGGTGGTCTCCGCCGCGGACCTCTTCATCACCAGCCAGCGCTTCGAGCAGGCCACCGCGGGCGAGGAGTACCTCGACTGCGTCTCCGCCACCGGCGGCGACGGCGAGTACGCCTGGACCACCGAGTCGGGCATTCCCGCCGGACTCGCCGAGGAGCAGGTCGGCAACAAGCTCTGCCTCACCGGTACCCCGCTCGCCTGCGGCAGCTTCAGCGTCGTCGTCGGCGTGGTGGACGGCACCGGCCAGAGCGACACCGCCGACCTGCCCTTCACCGTGGAATGCGATCGCGTCGGTCTGACCACCCGCTCGCTCCCTGCGGTGCAGCGCGGTGACGCCGTCGAGATGCAGCTGGAGAGCAACGCCGGCGAAGGCGCGCGCTACCGCCTCTACGCGGGCCGGATGCCGTCGGGCCTCACGCTCAGCGAGGCAGGCCTCCTCGAGGGTACGGTCGCCGGCGATGCCTCCCTGGGCGCCCACAACTTCGTGGTCGAGATCCAGGACGAGGTGGGCGGCTACGGCCTCAGCGCCCTCGCCGTCGAGGTCCTCGCCGATCCCTGGGAGCCGCCGCCGGCGCCCGAGACCAAGGACGGCGGGGGGTGCTCCGCCGCGGGCACCGCGCCTGCTGCTGCACTACCTTGGCTGGCGGTGCTGCTGGGCCTCTGCGTCCGCCGCCGCCGGTAG